The proteins below are encoded in one region of Clostridium estertheticum:
- a CDS encoding epoxyqueuosine reductase, with translation MVEVNKIYELIISKMKCYPSTIVGITDISYSYYSKQYKCALVLAVPHREIISLNNYSEEKFEKTISATRKELNEIISDLVTILQKYNINYYVPPVAQTNEESLIAPFSFKYSAVNAGIGWIGKNGVLVTKEYGPRIRLSAILIDYDLPIGIPITKSMCDDQCFLCIEACPHKALKGIQWDIYKLREQLIDYQLCNFKRSLFLKKHDRKDACGFCIVACPLGLRV, from the coding sequence ATGGTTGAAGTAAATAAAATATACGAATTGATAATCAGTAAAATGAAATGTTATCCAAGTACAATAGTAGGAATAACAGATATTTCTTATTCATATTATTCTAAGCAATATAAGTGCGCTCTCGTATTAGCAGTTCCTCATAGAGAAATTATATCTTTAAATAACTATTCAGAGGAAAAATTTGAAAAGACAATATCTGCTACTCGTAAAGAATTGAATGAAATTATTTCTGATTTGGTAACTATTTTGCAAAAATACAACATCAATTATTATGTACCACCAGTGGCTCAGACTAATGAAGAAAGTCTAATAGCACCATTTTCATTTAAATATTCTGCTGTTAATGCTGGAATTGGGTGGATTGGAAAAAATGGGGTTTTAGTTACAAAAGAGTATGGCCCACGAATAAGACTTTCAGCTATATTAATAGATTATGATTTGCCTATAGGAATTCCTATTACTAAGAGTATGTGTGATGACCAATGTTTTCTTTGTATAGAGGCATGTCCACATAAGGCTTTAAAAGGAATACAATGGGATATTTATAAACTTCGTGAACAATTAATTGATTATCAATTATGTAATTTCAAAAGGAGTTTATTTTTAAAAAAACATGATAGAAAAGATGCTTGTGGTTTCTGTATAGTAGCTTGCCCGTTGGGATTACGAGTATAG
- a CDS encoding peptide deformylase, giving the protein MVKKIILLGNPKLYQISSIIEKDEMDIIKELVIDLHDTLMNFRNKYGIGRAIASPQIGVFKRLIYMNIDKPVVFINPILIFEDDEFMEVIDDCMSFPELLVKVKRHCRCTIHFKDIDFIDNEMKLEGDLSELLQHEYDHLDGIIATMRAIDDKSLCLKSEKHFLEE; this is encoded by the coding sequence ATGGTAAAAAAAATCATTTTGTTAGGAAACCCTAAATTGTATCAGATAAGTTCTATTATAGAAAAGGATGAAATGGACATTATAAAAGAGCTTGTTATTGATTTGCATGATACACTTATGAATTTTAGAAACAAGTATGGGATAGGTAGAGCAATAGCTTCCCCACAAATAGGTGTATTTAAGAGGTTGATATATATGAATATTGATAAGCCGGTAGTTTTTATAAATCCAATATTGATTTTTGAAGATGATGAATTTATGGAGGTTATAGATGACTGTATGTCCTTTCCAGAGCTATTGGTAAAGGTTAAAAGGCATTGTAGATGTACAATTCATTTTAAGGACATAGATTTTATTGATAATGAGATGAAACTTGAAGGAGATTTATCAGAATTATTGCAGCATGAATATGACCATCTTGACGGAATAATTGCAACAATGAGAGCCATAGATGATAAATCGTTGTGTTTGAAAAGCGAAAAACATTTTTTAGAAGAGTAA